One window of Dechloromonas sp. ZY10 genomic DNA carries:
- the hslU gene encoding ATP-dependent protease ATPase subunit HslU, giving the protein MLGFTPPEIVSELDKHIVGQKAAKKSVAIALRNRWRRAQVAEPLRQEITPKNILMIGPTGVGKTEIARRLARLANAPFIKVEATKFTEVGYVGRDVETIIRDLVEMAIKSQRERAIKAMRARAEDAAEDRVLDVLLPPARSPGFFAEENASTADNATRQKFRKKLREGELDDKEIDIEVAMPSMQAEIFAPPGMEELTQQIQGMFQNMGNGKKKSRKMPIKEALKLLTDEEAAKLVNDEEIKLEAVKAVEQNGIVFIDEIDKVASRSEMQGADVSRQGVQRDLLPLVEGTTVSTKYGMIKTDHILFIASGAFHLSKPSDLIPELQGRFPIRVELDSLSVADFECILTQTDACLTKQYQALLATEGVNIEFAADGIRRLAEIAFQVNERTENIGARRLHTVMEKLLEEVSFDAGKIGLEQVLVDAAYVNQKLGEVAADEDLSRYVL; this is encoded by the coding sequence ATTCTGGGTTTTACCCCGCCGGAGATCGTTTCCGAACTCGATAAGCACATCGTTGGCCAGAAGGCGGCCAAGAAGTCGGTGGCGATTGCCTTGCGCAACCGCTGGCGGCGGGCGCAGGTGGCCGAGCCGCTGCGCCAGGAGATTACGCCCAAGAACATCCTGATGATCGGGCCGACCGGCGTCGGCAAGACCGAGATTGCGCGCCGCCTGGCGCGGCTGGCGAATGCGCCGTTCATCAAGGTCGAGGCGACCAAGTTCACCGAGGTCGGCTATGTCGGCCGCGATGTCGAGACCATCATCCGCGATCTGGTCGAGATGGCGATCAAGAGCCAGCGCGAGCGGGCGATCAAGGCGATGCGCGCGCGCGCCGAGGATGCCGCCGAGGATCGCGTGCTCGACGTGCTGCTGCCGCCGGCGCGCAGCCCCGGCTTTTTTGCCGAGGAGAATGCGTCGACCGCAGATAACGCGACCCGCCAGAAATTCCGCAAGAAACTGCGCGAGGGCGAGCTCGACGACAAGGAAATCGACATCGAAGTAGCGATGCCGTCGATGCAGGCCGAGATTTTCGCCCCGCCGGGGATGGAAGAGCTGACCCAGCAGATTCAGGGCATGTTCCAGAACATGGGCAACGGCAAGAAGAAGTCGCGCAAGATGCCGATCAAGGAGGCGCTCAAGCTGCTCACCGACGAGGAAGCGGCCAAGCTGGTCAACGACGAGGAAATCAAGCTGGAGGCGGTCAAGGCGGTCGAGCAGAACGGCATCGTCTTCATCGACGAGATCGACAAGGTTGCCAGCCGTTCCGAGATGCAGGGCGCTGACGTGTCGCGCCAGGGCGTGCAGCGCGACCTGCTGCCGTTGGTCGAAGGCACCACGGTGTCGACCAAGTACGGCATGATCAAGACCGATCACATCCTGTTCATCGCGTCCGGTGCCTTCCACCTGTCCAAGCCGTCGGACCTGATTCCCGAGCTGCAGGGTCGCTTCCCGATCCGTGTCGAACTCGATTCACTGTCAGTCGCCGATTTCGAATGCATCCTGACTCAGACCGATGCCTGCCTGACCAAGCAGTATCAGGCCTTGCTGGCGACCGAAGGGGTGAATATCGAGTTTGCCGCCGACGGTATCCGCCGTCTGGCCGAGATCGCCTTCCAGGTGAACGAGCGCACCGAGAACATCGGCGCCCGCCGCCTGCATACGGTGATGGAAAAGCTGCTCGAAGAGGTTTCGTTCGACGCCGGCAAGATTGGTCTGGAGCAGGTCTTGGTCGACGCCGCCTACGTCAATCAAAAGCTGGGCGAAGTCGCCGCCGACGAAGATCTGTCGCGTTATGTGCTGTAA
- a CDS encoding AEC family transporter, giving the protein MPAIVFGGVQPVENASLSLRLAAILFPIFGIVAAGFFYARKHKPEMAVANRLNMDVFVPALVFAAMAGKSFDLAAYAPLALGGFLLLALCGLLAWPVARLCGVQAKTLVPPMLFNNSGNIGLPLAVLAWGESALPAAVILFMVENTLHFSFGARLLDPSTRLLTLWRIPVVFAAIAGLTVAILKIPVWPPALIAIKMLGDVSVPLLLFSLGVRMTDVRFNEWKLAVGSALLRPVVGMLIALGLIQLLGLQGRDAAMLFVFGALPPAVLNFLFAERYQQEPQRVASIVLIGNLAALLFLPLALAWVL; this is encoded by the coding sequence ATGCCGGCCATCGTCTTTGGTGGAGTGCAGCCCGTGGAAAATGCCAGTCTCAGCCTGCGTCTTGCGGCGATCCTGTTCCCGATCTTCGGCATTGTTGCCGCTGGTTTTTTCTACGCGCGCAAGCACAAGCCGGAAATGGCGGTCGCCAACCGCCTGAATATGGATGTGTTCGTCCCGGCGCTGGTTTTTGCCGCGATGGCGGGCAAGTCCTTTGACCTCGCCGCCTACGCGCCGCTGGCCTTGGGCGGTTTTCTGCTGCTGGCGCTGTGCGGCCTGCTGGCGTGGCCGGTGGCCCGGCTGTGCGGCGTGCAGGCGAAAACCCTGGTGCCGCCGATGCTGTTCAACAACTCCGGCAACATCGGCCTGCCGCTGGCGGTGCTGGCCTGGGGCGAGAGCGCCCTGCCGGCGGCGGTGATCCTGTTCATGGTCGAAAACACGCTGCACTTCTCGTTTGGCGCCCGCCTGCTTGACCCGAGTACGCGGCTGCTGACCTTGTGGCGGATTCCGGTGGTTTTTGCCGCGATCGCCGGGTTGACCGTGGCGATCCTCAAAATCCCGGTCTGGCCGCCGGCGCTGATCGCGATCAAGATGCTCGGCGATGTGTCGGTGCCGCTGCTGCTGTTTTCGCTTGGCGTGCGCATGACCGACGTGCGTTTCAACGAGTGGAAACTGGCGGTCGGCAGCGCCCTGTTGCGCCCGGTCGTCGGGATGCTGATCGCGCTCGGCCTGATCCAGCTGCTCGGCCTGCAGGGGCGTGACGCAGCGATGCTGTTCGTCTTCGGCGCGCTGCCGCCGGCGGTGCTCAACTTCCTCTTTGCCGAGCGTTACCAGCAGGAGCCGCAGCGGGTCGCGTCGATCGTGCTGATCGGCAACCTGGCGGCGCTGCTCTTCCTGCCGCTGGCGCTGGCCTGGGTCTTGTGA
- a CDS encoding RNA-binding S4 domain-containing protein — translation MGVRIDKWLWAGRFFKTRSLASDAVSGGKVKLNGAAAKPAREVKPGDRLEIHNGDTRWEVIVQALSEKRGPAPEARLLYEETAESIAAREAEQQRRKFTVEPAADLHGRPTKRDRRQLQRFGE, via the coding sequence ATGGGCGTCCGCATCGACAAATGGCTGTGGGCCGGGCGTTTTTTCAAGACGCGCAGCCTGGCCAGCGATGCGGTCAGCGGCGGCAAGGTCAAGCTCAACGGCGCCGCCGCCAAGCCGGCGCGCGAAGTCAAACCCGGCGACCGGTTGGAGATTCATAACGGCGACACCCGCTGGGAAGTGATCGTCCAGGCGTTGTCGGAAAAACGCGGCCCGGCACCGGAAGCGCGGCTGCTCTACGAAGAAACGGCGGAGAGCATTGCCGCCCGCGAAGCCGAGCAGCAGCGCCGCAAATTCACCGTCGAACCCGCCGCCGACCTGCACGGCCGCCCGACCAAGCGCGACCGGCGGCAACTGCAACGCTTCGGCGAGTAA